Proteins encoded by one window of Synechococcus sp. MVIR-18-1:
- the ubiE gene encoding bifunctional demethylmenaquinone methyltransferase/2-methoxy-6-polyprenyl-1,4-benzoquinol methylase UbiE codes for MKPRDPAAVEALFNAVAPRYDRLNDLLSLGLHRQWKRQLLSWLSPQPRERWLDLCCGTGDLALALARKLRPEGSVLGLDAAAAPLTLAAERAGREPWLPVQWMQADALETGLPDQDFDGVVMAYGLRNLADPFLGFQEMARVLKPGGRAAVLDFNRLPEGSAAAAFQRTYLRRIVVPVAAGMGLADQYAYLETSVEQFLTGAEQEQQAVAAGFTAAQHRRLVGGQMGVLLLIR; via the coding sequence GTGAAACCTCGTGATCCTGCTGCAGTTGAGGCGTTGTTTAACGCTGTTGCTCCCCGTTATGACCGCCTGAATGACCTGCTGAGTTTGGGGCTGCACAGACAGTGGAAGCGTCAACTCCTGTCTTGGCTGAGTCCGCAACCGCGTGAGCGTTGGCTTGATCTGTGTTGTGGAACGGGTGATCTCGCTCTTGCGTTGGCAAGAAAGTTGAGACCGGAGGGTTCTGTTTTGGGGCTTGATGCTGCAGCGGCGCCCTTGACTTTGGCTGCGGAGCGAGCGGGCCGCGAGCCCTGGTTGCCGGTGCAATGGATGCAAGCGGATGCCCTTGAAACCGGGTTGCCAGATCAAGATTTCGATGGGGTGGTGATGGCCTATGGGTTACGCAACCTGGCGGACCCGTTCTTGGGTTTTCAGGAGATGGCAAGGGTGCTGAAGCCTGGCGGGCGCGCCGCTGTGTTGGATTTCAATCGGTTGCCAGAAGGCAGTGCAGCGGCAGCGTTTCAACGGACCTACCTGCGCCGGATCGTGGTTCCTGTCGCTGCTGGCATGGGGCTTGCCGACCAATACGCCTATCTCGAAACGAGCGTGGAGCAATTCCTGACGGGAGCGGAGCAGGAGCAGCAGGCTGTTGCTGCTGGTTTTACCGCGGCACAGCATCGACGATTGGTCGGCGGACAGATGGGTGTGCTGCTCTTAATTCGTTGA
- the chlG gene encoding chlorophyll synthase ChlG: MSDARQLLGMKGASGTSNIWKLRLQLMKPVTWIPLIWGVVCGAAASGNYEWRLDHVGAALACMVMSGPLLAGYTQTINDFYDREIDAINEPYRPIPSGAISLGQVKVQIWGLLIAGLAVSWGLDVWAGHSTPVLFLLALGGSFVSYIYSAPPLKLKQNGWLGNYALGASYIALPWWAGQALFGQLTWATALLTLAYSLAGLGIAVVNDFKSVEGDRALGLQSLPVAFGIGPASWISAGMIDLFQLLMVAVLIAIGQHFAAVLLVLLIVPQITFQDIWLLRDPVEFDVKYQASAQPFLVLGMLVTALAIGHSPLTQGM, from the coding sequence GTGAGTGACGCCCGTCAGCTGCTCGGAATGAAAGGTGCCAGTGGCACCTCCAACATTTGGAAGCTGCGCTTGCAGCTGATGAAACCAGTCACCTGGATTCCCCTGATTTGGGGAGTGGTGTGTGGTGCCGCGGCCAGCGGGAATTACGAATGGCGTCTTGACCACGTGGGCGCTGCGCTGGCCTGCATGGTGATGAGTGGCCCCCTGCTCGCCGGCTACACCCAAACCATCAATGACTTTTACGACCGCGAGATCGATGCGATCAATGAGCCGTACCGGCCGATCCCATCAGGTGCCATCAGTCTCGGCCAGGTGAAGGTTCAGATCTGGGGCCTGCTGATCGCCGGCTTAGCAGTGTCTTGGGGTTTGGATGTCTGGGCTGGACACAGCACTCCGGTGTTGTTCCTGCTCGCCCTTGGCGGCTCTTTTGTGAGCTACATCTATTCAGCTCCCCCCCTCAAGCTGAAACAGAACGGCTGGTTGGGCAATTACGCGCTCGGGGCCAGTTACATCGCTCTGCCCTGGTGGGCAGGTCAGGCCCTCTTCGGTCAACTCACCTGGGCTACGGCGCTGCTGACGCTCGCTTACAGCCTTGCTGGCTTGGGCATTGCTGTGGTCAACGACTTCAAAAGTGTGGAAGGTGATCGCGCTCTCGGGCTTCAGTCACTCCCTGTTGCATTTGGAATTGGGCCCGCAAGCTGGATCAGCGCTGGGATGATCGACCTCTTCCAACTCCTGATGGTTGCGGTTCTGATCGCAATCGGGCAGCATTTCGCAGCTGTCCTGCTGGTGTTGTTGATCGTGCCTCAGATCACTTTTCAAGACATCTGGCTGCTTCGCGATCCAGTGGAATTCGATGTGAAATATCAAGCCAGTGCCCAGCCCTTTCTGGTGCTTGGAATGCTGGTCACAGCCCTGGCGATCGGCCATAGTCCCCTGACGCAGGGAATGTGA
- a CDS encoding sensor histidine kinase KdpD — MASGSNWRSKLLGTLEGQLQLATYTAVLIGFTGATTTGLWLSNRNQIRNGEAELQANAEHLSNNLVAHDHLGQNHSANDWNPAIQAEVRQELRDHSSVRTTLWIELADGRLVLPTFGHIAIPMQMMRATMQAHKKDQNTRLITVQGQDYLTLLSRSYPTGERLWSSAKATDTGRTQNEFLGWMILIGVGSMSLSLVTITAMVRRIVRPLLQLSERSAALTADTLNQDPIPEMTAAPKEVRQLASTYAELMERLALSWNDQRRFVSAVSHELRTPLTIVQGYLHRTIKRSKGLSDDERRGLKTAEEESIRMRMLLDDLLDLSRSDSGQLQLNQEVVDLEQLVVKVADLSRSNLSDHRLEVVNTIPEQETSEALADPGRLQQVLLDLIDNAAKYSAQNSLITLLLQPHPDGIAIDVKDEGIGIPESDLPHIFKRFHRAQNSSGSSGTGLGLSVVALLMSAMGGEVRVQSKEGEGSCFSVILPKPPTTSSAKS, encoded by the coding sequence GTGGCATCTGGGTCTAACTGGCGATCGAAACTCCTCGGAACCCTTGAAGGCCAACTCCAGCTGGCCACTTACACCGCAGTGCTGATCGGATTCACCGGGGCCACCACCACAGGGCTCTGGCTCAGCAATCGCAATCAGATCCGCAACGGGGAGGCGGAATTACAGGCCAATGCGGAGCACTTAAGCAACAACCTGGTGGCGCATGACCATCTAGGCCAAAACCATTCCGCCAACGATTGGAACCCAGCGATCCAGGCAGAGGTGCGTCAGGAGCTACGCGATCACTCCAGCGTGCGCACCACCCTCTGGATCGAGCTGGCGGATGGGCGCCTTGTGCTGCCAACGTTTGGCCATATCGCCATCCCGATGCAGATGATGCGAGCCACGATGCAGGCTCACAAGAAGGACCAGAACACCCGGCTGATCACGGTTCAAGGCCAGGATTACCTCACGCTGCTGAGCCGGTCGTATCCAACCGGGGAACGACTTTGGAGCAGCGCAAAAGCCACAGACACAGGCCGCACCCAAAACGAATTTTTGGGGTGGATGATCCTGATCGGGGTGGGATCGATGTCGCTCTCCCTGGTCACGATCACCGCGATGGTGAGACGGATCGTGAGGCCTCTGCTGCAACTCAGTGAGCGCAGCGCCGCCCTCACCGCAGACACCCTGAATCAAGATCCGATTCCAGAGATGACGGCAGCACCGAAGGAGGTGCGCCAGTTAGCAAGCACCTATGCCGAATTAATGGAACGACTCGCCCTGTCCTGGAATGATCAGCGGCGCTTTGTCAGTGCCGTGAGCCATGAGCTGCGAACGCCACTCACCATCGTTCAGGGGTATCTACACCGCACGATCAAGCGCAGCAAGGGCTTAAGCGACGACGAACGCCGTGGACTGAAAACAGCAGAAGAGGAAAGCATTCGCATGCGCATGCTGCTCGACGATCTCCTCGACCTCTCCCGCAGCGACTCCGGCCAATTGCAACTCAACCAAGAAGTCGTGGATCTTGAGCAGTTGGTGGTCAAAGTTGCTGATCTCAGCCGCAGCAATCTCAGCGATCACAGGCTTGAAGTGGTGAACACCATTCCCGAGCAGGAGACCAGTGAGGCACTCGCTGATCCTGGCCGCCTGCAACAAGTGCTCTTGGATTTAATCGATAACGCCGCCAAATACTCCGCGCAAAACTCCCTCATTACGCTGCTGCTTCAGCCTCACCCGGATGGGATTGCCATCGATGTGAAAGATGAAGGAATCGGCATTCCAGAAAGCGATCTACCGCATATTTTCAAGCGCTTTCACCGGGCTCAAAACAGCTCTGGCAGCAGCGGAACTGGGCTCGGGCTGTCTGTTGTGGCCCTACTGATGTCTGCCATGGGCGGTGAAGTTCGCGTTCAAAGCAAAGAAGGAGAAGGAAGTTGCTTCTCCGTGATCCTGCCAAAACCACCGACTACTTCAAGCGCAAAATCATGA
- a CDS encoding MGMT family protein, with translation MRPSSDKGFDARVWHAVSLIPHGHLATYGQVADWIGAWGCARQVGWALRRLSLPSDVPWQRVVNAKGRISMCLSREGSDLMQRQLLIAEGIPVDAEGRLPLQRFLWRPDLEALALEIHQFAIARE, from the coding sequence ATGCGTCCCAGCAGCGATAAGGGCTTCGATGCGCGCGTCTGGCATGCCGTCAGCTTGATCCCGCATGGTCATTTGGCCACTTACGGCCAGGTGGCTGACTGGATCGGGGCCTGGGGCTGTGCGCGTCAGGTGGGATGGGCTCTGCGCAGGCTGAGCTTGCCTTCTGACGTGCCTTGGCAGCGCGTTGTGAACGCCAAAGGACGGATTTCGATGTGCCTCAGTCGGGAGGGGTCGGATTTGATGCAGCGCCAGCTTTTGATTGCAGAGGGCATCCCTGTGGATGCAGAAGGCCGGCTCCCGTTGCAGCGATTTCTCTGGAGGCCGGACCTCGAGGCGCTAGCTCTAGAGATCCATCAATTCGCCATTGCCCGTGAGTGA
- a CDS encoding ABC transporter permease translates to MARWGLVIVGIYIAVALLTPVLISVGLLPDPNAGLDNAIYAAPSPQHWCGTDRLGRDVCVRTLQGSGVALQVVLLAVVLALVVGVPIGMLSGYLGGGVDRVLVLLMDTLYTLPVLLLSVVLAFLLGRGIPNAAAALCVVYIPQYFRVVRNQTAQVKSELFVEAAKTLGAGPIWILRRYLFRNVITSVPVLLTLNAADAVLVLGGLGFLGLGLPETVPEWGSDLNLALAAVPTGIWWTALYPGLAMFVLVLGLSFLGEGLEAWVSSTGRDAAN, encoded by the coding sequence ATGGCCCGATGGGGTCTTGTGATTGTGGGGATCTACATCGCCGTTGCCCTGCTCACGCCTGTGCTGATCAGCGTTGGCTTGCTTCCTGATCCCAATGCCGGTTTAGACAATGCGATCTATGCAGCGCCGTCTCCGCAGCATTGGTGTGGCACCGACCGGCTCGGCCGCGATGTGTGTGTACGCACATTGCAGGGGAGTGGTGTTGCCCTTCAAGTGGTGCTGCTGGCGGTGGTTCTTGCCTTGGTGGTGGGAGTGCCAATTGGAATGTTGAGTGGCTACCTCGGGGGCGGTGTCGACCGGGTGCTGGTGCTGCTCATGGACACGCTCTACACCTTGCCGGTGTTGTTGCTGTCTGTGGTGTTGGCGTTTCTGCTGGGTCGCGGGATTCCGAATGCCGCAGCAGCCCTGTGCGTGGTGTACATCCCCCAGTACTTCCGGGTGGTGCGCAACCAAACAGCCCAGGTGAAATCGGAGTTGTTCGTGGAGGCTGCAAAAACCCTCGGGGCTGGTCCCATCTGGATCCTGCGGCGCTATCTGTTCCGCAATGTGATCACCTCCGTGCCAGTGCTGCTCACCTTGAACGCAGCTGATGCGGTGTTGGTGCTGGGAGGCTTGGGCTTTTTGGGCCTGGGTTTGCCAGAAACCGTGCCGGAATGGGGAAGCGATCTCAATCTGGCGCTTGCCGCTGTGCCTACTGGTATCTGGTGGACGGCTCTCTATCCAGGCCTGGCGATGTTTGTGCTGGTGCTCGGTTTGTCCTTCTTAGGTGAAGGCCTCGAGGCTTGGGTGAGCAGTACGGGTCGCGACGCGGCAAACTGA
- a CDS encoding transglycosylase domain-containing protein: MIRTRRHWFLIAGVAVAIGSGAALGQAAITRAIDATLPDARGINLFNRPGTITLLSSNGKVIQKLGPATREKIKPGQMPQLVMQSFIAAEDRRFFDHDGVDLWGIGRAVVTNLKQGSVREGASTITQQLARTVFLSQDRTVTRKLKEAALAYKLERQLSKGQILEQYLNFVYLGSSAYGISDAAWVYFSKQPEELTLPEAALIAGMPPAPSLYSPLVNPEIALQRRSIVISRMEQEGFITSGEAEAARNSPLALKPAIPKYYNSTAPYFTTWVAQQLPTLLTPEQLEVGGLKIRTSLNLDWQRKAQKVVREIAPNGTEGVIVSIAPGTGLVRVMVGGKNFYSSQFNRATQALRSPGSTFKLFPYSAAINAGVKPEDIFLDKPRCWNGYCPKNFGKKYFGNISLADALKNSLNTVAVQLQDKVGFDPIIAMANNLGIGNKRPLGRYYPMAIGAYEQTVLDMTAAYSAVTNRGVYVKPTAFEEIRGPGGDVLWSRRVDGDRGKRAMDSDVADTMNWMLQRVVSGGTGIAAKLDDRPVAGKTGTSEGGRDIWFIGSIPQLTTAVWFGHDNNAETKSNSGESAWAWKQFMTQIKSEFPAQKFPAKPKTVRPVLQRPGKKKASDPNKPNPGDGPLPDRDLFGETDDPFNENAGAAKPAPTPRYVSPSGGPPVDEFFRPLPVQ; this comes from the coding sequence GTGATTCGCACCCGTCGTCACTGGTTCCTGATCGCAGGCGTCGCCGTTGCGATTGGTAGTGGTGCTGCGCTCGGGCAGGCCGCCATCACGCGAGCGATTGATGCGACCTTGCCGGATGCAAGAGGAATCAATCTTTTCAACAGGCCAGGCACGATCACGCTCCTGTCGAGCAACGGCAAGGTGATCCAGAAGCTCGGACCAGCGACCCGGGAAAAGATCAAACCAGGGCAAATGCCCCAGCTGGTGATGCAATCCTTCATTGCAGCTGAAGACCGCCGCTTCTTTGACCATGACGGCGTTGATCTCTGGGGAATCGGACGGGCCGTCGTCACAAATTTGAAGCAGGGCTCTGTTCGCGAAGGAGCGAGCACGATCACCCAACAACTGGCGCGCACGGTGTTCTTGAGCCAGGACCGGACGGTCACGCGCAAACTCAAAGAAGCAGCACTGGCCTACAAGCTCGAGCGTCAACTCAGCAAGGGGCAGATCCTCGAGCAATACCTCAATTTTGTGTATCTCGGATCCAGCGCCTATGGCATCTCCGATGCGGCCTGGGTGTATTTCTCCAAGCAACCGGAGGAATTGACCCTCCCAGAAGCGGCTCTGATCGCTGGGATGCCACCCGCACCCTCGCTGTATTCCCCGCTGGTGAACCCCGAGATCGCCCTGCAAAGGCGGAGCATCGTGATCAGCCGCATGGAGCAGGAAGGATTCATCACCTCGGGCGAAGCGGAAGCAGCTCGCAACAGCCCACTGGCCCTCAAGCCAGCCATCCCGAAGTACTACAACAGCACGGCTCCCTATTTCACAACGTGGGTTGCCCAACAGCTGCCCACCTTGCTCACCCCAGAACAACTGGAGGTGGGAGGCCTCAAGATTCGCACCAGTCTCAATCTCGATTGGCAACGCAAAGCCCAAAAGGTGGTGCGTGAAATCGCACCGAATGGAACCGAGGGCGTCATCGTTTCGATCGCACCTGGAACCGGATTAGTGCGGGTGATGGTGGGGGGCAAAAACTTTTACTCCAGCCAATTCAATCGCGCTACACAAGCGCTGAGATCGCCAGGCTCCACCTTCAAACTGTTTCCCTACAGCGCGGCAATTAACGCGGGCGTTAAACCAGAAGATATTTTCTTAGATAAACCCCGCTGCTGGAACGGTTACTGCCCCAAAAACTTCGGCAAAAAATATTTTGGCAACATTTCTCTTGCCGACGCCTTAAAGAATTCACTCAACACCGTTGCGGTGCAATTGCAAGACAAGGTGGGCTTTGACCCGATCATTGCGATGGCCAACAATCTCGGGATTGGTAACAAACGCCCTCTTGGCCGTTACTACCCGATGGCGATCGGTGCCTATGAGCAAACCGTTCTGGACATGACAGCCGCCTACTCCGCTGTCACCAACCGCGGCGTGTACGTGAAACCAACCGCCTTTGAAGAGATCCGCGGGCCTGGAGGCGATGTGCTTTGGAGCCGCAGAGTGGATGGCGACCGCGGAAAGCGGGCCATGGATAGTGATGTGGCAGACACCATGAATTGGATGCTGCAGCGGGTGGTGAGCGGCGGCACTGGGATTGCAGCCAAGCTGGACGATCGCCCTGTGGCAGGAAAAACGGGAACATCAGAGGGAGGTCGCGATATCTGGTTCATCGGCTCCATTCCCCAACTCACCACCGCCGTTTGGTTTGGTCACGACAACAACGCAGAGACCAAGAGCAACAGTGGCGAATCCGCGTGGGCCTGGAAGCAATTCATGACTCAAATCAAGTCTGAATTCCCGGCGCAAAAGTTTCCAGCCAAGCCCAAAACCGTACGACCGGTTCTGCAACGACCTGGCAAAAAGAAAGCGAGCGACCCCAACAAACCGAATCCTGGTGACGGGCCCCTTCCGGATCGCGACCTATTCGGTGAAACGGATGATCCATTCAATGAGAACGCGGGCGCAGCGAAACCCGCACCCACTCCGCGCTACGTGAGCCCATCGGGCGGCCCCCCGGTGGATGAATTCTTTAGACCTTTGCCGGTGCAGTGA
- a CDS encoding DUF2862 domain-containing protein, translated as MSQQTSVTIDIGSKVRVTRVRDRIPGALVELLKKDSSGTVVDFRTVDGKGIGVVVQLSDGSTSWFFEDEIAPG; from the coding sequence ATGTCACAGCAGACGTCAGTCACGATCGACATCGGCTCGAAGGTTCGGGTCACCCGAGTCCGCGATCGCATTCCCGGTGCCCTGGTGGAACTCCTCAAGAAAGACTCCTCCGGCACCGTGGTTGATTTCCGCACTGTTGACGGAAAAGGAATCGGCGTGGTCGTTCAGCTCAGTGATGGCTCTACCAGCTGGTTCTTCGAAGACGAAATCGCTCCCGGCTGA
- a CDS encoding 16S rRNA (cytosine(967)-C(5))-methyltransferase: MSEPEVNGAKIGLPARRLAWEVLEAVAAGAYADVALERAIRQSSLSPADRGLATELAYGCIRWRQWLDGWLDRLGKVPAHKQPPRLRWLLHLGLYQVLRMQRIPAAAAVDTTVELAKRHRLSKLSPVVNGVLRSALRAKEAGETLSLPEQPAQRLALCHSLPVWFVESLLSWSGPDQAERVAFACNQVPPLDLRVNRLCSTPEVVASELAEAGVPTQPIDGCPDGLQVLAPAGDLRLWPGFEQGHWSVQDRSAQGVAPLLAPQPGDRILDACAAPGGKATHLAELMGDGGEIWAVDRSAGRLKRVAANAARLGCASIHALAADAADLLGQKPEWHGFFQRILLDVPCSGLGTLSRHPDARWRVTPATVEELLPLQAQLLAAMLPLLAPGGRLVYATCTIHPAENGAQVNKLLQGHADFQLESEQQRWPDPDGGDGFYTAVINAPITAPAKV, from the coding sequence GTGAGTGAGCCCGAAGTCAACGGCGCCAAAATTGGTTTACCTGCGCGTCGTTTGGCCTGGGAGGTGCTGGAGGCCGTTGCTGCGGGTGCTTATGCCGACGTCGCCTTAGAGCGGGCCATTCGCCAAAGTTCCCTGTCTCCAGCGGATCGCGGTCTGGCCACCGAACTGGCCTATGGATGCATTCGCTGGCGGCAATGGCTCGATGGTTGGTTGGACCGTCTCGGCAAAGTTCCAGCCCATAAACAGCCGCCCCGGCTGCGTTGGCTGTTGCATCTCGGCCTCTATCAAGTGCTGCGTATGCAGCGCATCCCCGCAGCTGCCGCAGTGGACACCACGGTGGAGCTGGCCAAGCGCCACCGGCTCTCCAAGCTCTCTCCTGTGGTGAATGGGGTGCTCCGCTCGGCCCTACGCGCCAAGGAGGCCGGCGAGACGCTGTCTCTGCCCGAACAACCCGCCCAACGACTGGCGTTGTGCCATTCCCTTCCCGTTTGGTTTGTTGAGAGCCTCTTGAGCTGGTCTGGTCCTGACCAGGCCGAGCGTGTGGCGTTCGCCTGCAATCAAGTGCCGCCCTTGGATCTACGTGTGAATCGCTTGTGCTCTACCCCTGAGGTGGTGGCGTCTGAATTGGCTGAGGCGGGGGTGCCCACGCAGCCGATCGATGGTTGCCCAGATGGCTTGCAGGTGCTGGCGCCTGCAGGAGATTTGCGTCTTTGGCCTGGTTTTGAACAGGGGCATTGGAGCGTTCAGGATCGATCAGCTCAGGGTGTTGCTCCGCTGTTAGCGCCTCAGCCTGGAGATCGGATTCTTGATGCTTGCGCTGCTCCAGGTGGGAAGGCAACCCACCTGGCGGAGCTGATGGGGGATGGGGGGGAGATCTGGGCGGTGGATCGCTCTGCTGGTCGCTTAAAGAGAGTGGCTGCCAACGCAGCCCGCTTGGGATGCGCTTCGATCCATGCGCTCGCAGCCGATGCGGCCGACCTCCTTGGGCAAAAGCCTGAGTGGCATGGTTTCTTTCAACGCATCCTTCTTGATGTTCCTTGCTCCGGGCTGGGAACGTTGTCCCGGCATCCTGATGCCCGTTGGCGCGTGACGCCTGCCACGGTGGAGGAGCTATTGCCGCTGCAAGCGCAATTGCTGGCGGCGATGCTGCCCTTGCTCGCTCCTGGTGGACGTTTGGTGTACGCGACTTGCACAATCCATCCGGCGGAGAACGGCGCGCAGGTCAACAAGCTTCTCCAGGGGCATGCTGATTTTCAGTTGGAGTCCGAGCAGCAGCGCTGGCCTGACCCTGATGGGGGTGATGGGTTCTACACCGCAGTGATCAATGCACCGATCACTGCACCGGCAAAGGTCTAA
- a CDS encoding glycine zipper 2TM domain-containing protein, with translation MKRTWFAVALMLVSASAPALARPKNVYDSRSEYVNQRYGGSARDPWVGANRDVYVNNQDTNSCLEGSVIGGLLGAGLGAVLSRGNGRWVGVPVGGAAGALLGCQVDGG, from the coding sequence ATGAAACGCACCTGGTTTGCTGTTGCTTTGATGCTGGTTTCTGCCTCCGCGCCTGCTTTGGCTCGGCCTAAAAACGTGTATGACTCACGATCCGAGTATGTGAATCAGCGTTATGGCGGTTCAGCTCGCGATCCTTGGGTGGGCGCGAATCGCGATGTCTACGTGAACAATCAAGACACCAACAGTTGCCTGGAAGGCAGTGTGATCGGAGGTCTGTTGGGTGCTGGCCTTGGGGCTGTTTTATCGCGGGGCAACGGCCGCTGGGTGGGTGTTCCGGTTGGTGGTGCCGCTGGTGCTCTGTTGGGCTGCCAAGTCGATGGGGGCTGA
- a CDS encoding DUF1651 domain-containing protein: MGREGWLKDPDGYWVKRFHRDQASWTGCPRVFVDEGRGMPNGEPALLKRRQCLRHEQAEQLWKALRRQGWRPTDPVWGSGCGP, encoded by the coding sequence ATGGGAAGGGAGGGTTGGCTCAAGGATCCTGATGGCTACTGGGTGAAAAGGTTCCATCGCGATCAGGCGTCATGGACTGGGTGTCCTCGGGTCTTCGTGGATGAGGGCAGGGGCATGCCAAACGGTGAACCAGCGCTGTTGAAGCGTCGGCAATGCTTGCGCCATGAGCAGGCAGAGCAGCTATGGAAGGCTTTGCGACGTCAGGGGTGGAGGCCAACAGATCCTGTGTGGGGCTCTGGCTGTGGACCATAA
- the hisF gene encoding imidazole glycerol phosphate synthase subunit HisF: MVALRLIPCLDVAKGRVVKGVNFVGLRDAGDPVELACRYSEAGADELVFLDIAASHEGRATLVDLVRRTAASVTIPFTVGGGIASVEGITELLRAGADKVSLNSSAVRRPELVSEGAERFGCQCIVVAIDARRRSSGGWDVYVKGGRENTGLDAVDWARRVADLGAGEILLTSMDGDGTQAGYDLALTRAVAQAVAVPVIASGGAGCMDHIAAALDSGPEGGQASAALLASLLHDGVLSVEQIKLDLQGRGLLIRPLEPKIAS, encoded by the coding sequence ATGGTCGCTCTTCGTTTGATTCCCTGCCTCGACGTGGCCAAGGGCCGGGTGGTGAAAGGTGTCAATTTTGTGGGCCTGCGTGACGCAGGCGATCCGGTGGAATTGGCCTGTCGTTACAGCGAGGCCGGAGCTGATGAGCTGGTGTTTCTCGATATTGCCGCCAGCCATGAGGGGCGCGCCACGTTGGTGGACCTCGTGCGTCGCACGGCTGCGAGTGTGACGATCCCGTTCACCGTGGGTGGCGGAATCGCTTCCGTGGAGGGCATCACTGAGCTGTTGCGTGCCGGTGCCGACAAGGTGAGTCTGAATTCGTCGGCTGTTCGTCGCCCTGAACTGGTCTCAGAGGGAGCTGAGCGTTTTGGCTGTCAGTGCATCGTTGTGGCGATTGATGCGAGGCGTCGGTCGAGCGGTGGCTGGGATGTCTATGTGAAAGGCGGCCGCGAAAACACTGGATTGGATGCGGTGGACTGGGCGCGTCGGGTTGCGGACCTTGGTGCAGGGGAAATTTTGCTCACGTCGATGGATGGCGATGGAACCCAAGCTGGTTATGACTTGGCGCTGACGCGTGCAGTGGCGCAGGCCGTTGCCGTACCTGTGATTGCATCGGGTGGGGCCGGCTGCATGGATCACATCGCTGCAGCTCTGGATTCCGGGCCAGAGGGCGGCCAGGCATCTGCGGCCTTGCTGGCTTCACTTCTCCATGACGGAGTTCTCAGCGTTGAGCAAATCAAATTGGATTTGCAAGGACGCGGTTTGCTGATCAGGCCCTTAGAACCCAAGATTGCGTCTTAA
- the trmH gene encoding tRNA (guanosine(18)-2'-O)-methyltransferase TrmH: MPILPRRFERLRAVLNQRMANLTVLVEHVDKPHNLSAILRSCDAVGVLEAHAVSLSGRSRTYNSTAQGSQRWVPLHGHPNIEAAVKQLKDRGFHLYGTNLSVDAVDYRDCDFTGPSAFVLGAEKWGLSENATKLMDTDVFIPMRGMVQSLNVSVATATLLFEALRQREAAGLAPSDGEGIPAEDYDNLLFEWAYPDVALWCRENERPYPTLNEEGEIQGDLPRTAKLRC; the protein is encoded by the coding sequence ATGCCCATCCTTCCCCGTCGTTTCGAGCGGTTGCGTGCGGTGTTGAACCAACGCATGGCGAACCTCACCGTGTTGGTTGAGCACGTGGACAAACCCCACAACCTCTCTGCGATCCTGCGCAGCTGCGATGCCGTTGGCGTGCTGGAAGCCCATGCCGTGAGCCTGAGTGGGCGCTCACGCACATACAACAGCACGGCCCAAGGCAGTCAACGCTGGGTGCCCTTGCACGGCCACCCCAACATCGAGGCAGCTGTTAAACAGCTCAAAGACAGGGGCTTTCACCTGTATGGGACTAATCTGAGCGTGGATGCGGTGGATTACCGCGACTGTGACTTCACCGGCCCTAGCGCCTTTGTTTTAGGCGCAGAGAAATGGGGACTCAGCGAAAACGCCACCAAGCTGATGGACACCGACGTGTTCATCCCGATGCGCGGGATGGTGCAGTCGCTCAACGTCTCGGTGGCCACCGCCACCCTGTTGTTTGAGGCCCTGCGTCAGCGGGAAGCGGCTGGACTTGCCCCATCCGATGGGGAAGGGATCCCAGCAGAGGACTACGACAATCTGCTGTTCGAGTGGGCCTATCCAGACGTTGCACTCTGGTGCCGCGAAAATGAACGCCCCTATCCCACGCTCAACGAAGAGGGTGAAATTCAGGGCGACTTACCGCGCACCGCCAAACTGCGCTGTTGA